In Oryza brachyantha chromosome 1, ObraRS2, whole genome shotgun sequence, the following are encoded in one genomic region:
- the LOC102711486 gene encoding PTI1-like tyrosine-protein kinase 1 has protein sequence MVRWRSWICCNCVVDESDQLENGHAKVLANNVDGVTKGLKDSATEKTQPQNPALTINIPVLSLDELVEKTDDFGSKALIGEGSYGRVYYAVLHSGTKIAVKKLDSNENEPTSEFLTQVALVSRLKHENLVDMLGYCMEGNLRMVAYEFATMGSLHDVLHGRKGVQGAQPGPALDWMQRVKIAVDAAKGLEYLHEKVQPSIVHRDIRSSNILLFEDFKAKVADFNLSNQAPDMAARLHSTRVLGTFGYHAPEYAMTGQLTQKSDVYSFGVVLLELLTGRKPVDHTMPRGQQSLVTWATPRLTEDKVKQCIDPRLNGEYPPKGVAKLAAVAALCVQYEAEFRPNMSIVVKALSPLLTSKPAPTAPPPALDG, from the exons ATGGTAAGGTGGCGCAGCTGGATTTGCTGCAATTGTGTAGTGGATGAGTCTGATCAGCTCGAAAATGGACATGCCAAGGTCCTGGCTAATAACGTAGATG gAGTGACAAAGGGTTTGAAAGATTCTGCTACTGAGAAAACCCAGCCACAAAATCCAGCTCTCACTATCAATATTCCTGTTTTATCCTTGGATGAACTAGTAGAAAAGACAGATGATTTTGGGTCAAAGGCTTTGATAGGTGAAGGCTCTTATGGTAGAGTGTATTATGCTGTTCTTCACAGTGGAACAAAAATTGCAGTGAAGAAACTTGATTCTAATGAAAATGAGCCCACTTCAGAATTCTTGACCCAG GTTGCTTTGGTTTCAAGATTGAAACATGAAAACTTAGTAGATATGTTGGGATACTGTATGGAGGGTAACCTTCGCATGGTGGCGTATGAATTTGCCACTATGGGTTCACTTCATGATGTTCTACATG GAAGAAAAGGGGTGCAAGGTGCACAACCTGGTCCAGCACTGGATTGGATGCAACGAGTAAAAATAGCTGTTGATGCAGCCAAAGGACTTGAATATCTACATGAGAAGGTTCAGCCCTCCATTGTTCACAGGGATATTAGATCAAGTAACATACTCTTATTTGAAGACTTCAAGGCAAAAGTTGCAGACTTCAATCTCTCAAATCAGGCTCCAGATATGGCTGCTCGTCTGCATTCTACTCGTGTACTAGGAACCTTTGGTTATCATGCTCCAGA GTATGCAATGACCGGTCAGCTGACACAGAAAAGCGATGTGTATAGCTTTGGAGTTGTTCTCTTGGAACTTCTAACAGGAAGAAAGCCAGTAGACCATACAATGCCTAGAGGGCAGCAGAGCTTGGTTACATGG GCTACACCAAGATTAACTGAAGACAAGGTGAAGCAGTGTATAGATCCTCGTTTGAATGGTGAATATCCACCAAAAGGAGTTGCAAAG CTTGCAGCAGTTGCAGCTTTGTGTGTGCAATACGAAGCTGAGTTTCGTCCAAATATGAGCATTGTGGTGAAGGCTTTATCTCCACTACTCACAAGTAAGCCTGCTCCAACTGCGCCACCACCAGCTTTGGACGGGTGA